In Tachysurus vachellii isolate PV-2020 chromosome 12, HZAU_Pvac_v1, whole genome shotgun sequence, the DNA window ACACATAGTTTGCTGCATAAGTCTAGTTTCCATCCAAAACAcacttttaaaggtttaatcAAATCACAATTAATACGATTTCACCGCATATGTACAGATGAACAGGATTTTCAGATGGCCACCCAAACATTATTCAAAGCCCTCAAGCCGAGAGGCTACAGCAAAAGATTTCTTAGATACATCAAAAGTGCAACAATCAAACAGTTAAAAGACAAGTCTCCTCGAACCCGGTTGCCGGACTCCAAGGGTGTCATCCCATTAATAACCACTtattcccaacacacacaaatactaaaTAGGAAAGTTAAAAACAATTTTCAAAAGGCCCAACAACACATAACAGAACTCAaagaattcaattcaaaaaCTTGCAAGACATTTTGGTACGTTCCAGGTTCACTGCTACAAATCTCCAACGGCCGTCTCCTTGGGATCACGTCTATCAACCTGTTAAACACATGGGAGGTATATCCATTCACCCACAGCTTAACATCAACAGTAAGAATGCAGTATACTGCATCACATGCTCACAATGTAATAAAAAGTATATCGGTGAACACAATCAGAGAAAGACTTAAACAACATATATACACcattacaaaacacaaatataatagGGAAATCATAAAACACTTTACAGAACACGGCACGCATAACATAAGAATTACAGGTTTGGAGGCTAACTTGGTCTGGTCTGACCAACAAAGGAAAGGGAAAGAGCGCCAGTGGATCCGAAGACTCAATACGTGGGTTCCCCTGGGACTCAATGAACTGGGTAAGTTGGCCACTTCTCCAACCAACTAGAAGTAAGGGCTGTCCCCCCTAGGGGGGTCCTGGGGTCCCCTAACCAGGTGAAACACCACATCACTAAACAATAGCCTGAGGCGTTTTTTGCAACTGAAGTCAGGACTGGCCATCCCtatcaaaattttaaaattatttttcacatcGGATTGAGGTGGAGTGATTCTGATTTACAGATTGATGGCACTTGATTTTTGAAAGCACTTTTTCTAAAACAAGCACTTAACGATGGACAGCACTTACGGCTGTAGGCATGACCAGTCTTGACTTCCTTGTGAAGAGCGCCCCTTCCCACAAGCACTTACATCACAACCATGGTACACCCATATAGcttcctaatcctaaccccatcCCTGGCCCCAATCCCCAACATAACCTGAATCCAACCCTATCCTCAACCTTAACCTAACCCCATCCCCtatccctaaccttaacctaacccCATCCCCAATCCCAATCCTAACCGGAACCCCAACCCcatccctaaccttaacctaacccCATCCCCGATCCTAATCCTAACCTGAATCCCAACCAcatccctaaccttaacctaacccCACCCccaatcctaatcctaaccggAATCCCAACCCcagccctaaccttaacctaactCTATCCCCAATCCTAATCATAACCACAACTGGAATCCTAACCCTATCCCAACTATAATCAGAATCCCAACCCTatccctaaacctaacccttgATTCCATCCCAATCCTATCCCAACCCCAGCCCTCACCTTCTTCCATTCTGCCCCTGAACTCAGTTAATATCAATTCAACATCAACCTGGGGAGGGGACTACGGGGCCCTAACGGGACATCACGGTCCAGAAAAGGGAGGGGGGGAGCTCCTAGGGAGAGCCCGTTGcattttaaactcaaacaaGAGGTTCTTTGAAACCAAAATTCATAAACCTAACCGCCGCCTAATCCTAAAagctagccctaaacctaaccttagccCTAATCATAACCTAGAGTTAGGGTTATAAGTGGGGGactaggttatggttaggggtCAGGGTATGGGTGGGGGACTAGGTTAGGGATTGGGTCTGTGACCGGAAGCAAAAGCTCCCCCAGCACCAAACCCACTCCCCACTTCCCAACtccagggttcccacgcgtcctggaaaacctggaaatcctggaaaattaatgaccaatgttccagtcctggaaaacacatggaaaatgagagaaaacataaattgtcctggaaaaaaatcatcttgtcctggaaaattattatttttaaatgttcttgatcatttaaagaacagtttacaactgatcgaaacaattaacgttagtaacagaaagcgctctgttcagggacgctgagttttcatgggttttttgttatgctgtttaatctcgctgtgacggatgacgcagtcttgtgttggcggtttcagctgctaggaatggtttaagtgctcgaatgatttcagcaaatggtgacgggtaagcaggttatattaaccttgttaatctgaatatcatgtgcgaggggaatgcacagcaaactaaagcatgcatgatggcattggcctgagaaaggaaagggtattaatatgtgcggtctttttattttataaatgttgaaatttcattcacatgactaGGACTGGGCGGTATGACGGTATATTCCGTTTCCGCGGAATAAAATGTCTACCGTTACAGGTTTTTCTATTCCGTGCATACCGTGAAATTTAAATTAGTGGGTGTGGTTAACTTCACGTGTAGCACGCCTGAATCTGAGAACGATTGAGAAGCGCCACATAAGCATagataagaagaaaaacatggagAAACGAGGCACGACATCAGTGGTATGGACGTGGTTCGGGTTTACAAAGGCTGACAAAGAGCAGACAAATGTGATTTGCAAACTGTGTCACACGAATGTAACCGTTAGCCATGCTTTCACGAGTAACTTGTTTTATCATCCAAAAATGAAGTCTGTTCTCTTTAAACTCTAAAAACGAGGCCTATTTATTGTTATGGTGAGGTTGATCTAAAAGTTGAGTCTCGTTCACtactaatgctaaataaaagaaaaatgaataaaataagacGAGAAAgcctattctttatttttaaagtgttaaagtggtGTTTAATATATTAAGCACGTTCCTTTTGTTGATTTACctgaaaaattattattccGTGATATATACCGCTAccgtgaaataaaataacttattcCGTGAAACAGATTTTTGGTCATTCCGCCCACCCGtacacatgacaaattgtctttaaaagtaatccATCCACACAGTCCCCAAACCTGTTTTATGAGCGATATAAGAAGTCAAAATTAGATATTCTACTGACGCGATGCACAGCGAATCATACATTGAACAATTATTAGCATGCTCAAAAGTGCAGCACAGACTAGTGTTGTAAACATAAGGTGAAGGCCGGTAACATATAATAGgtttacttatataaacttaaaaacacgttTGCAAATGTGATTTTTGCAACAGTTCACTAAACAAGAAGTTAAGTGACTTCCTTTCTATCCTTCAATAACCATAGTAGTTCTAAACAAAGCCGTAGCAAAACGTTTTTAGCAACATACAATACAGTGGCGTTTCTTTGAATATGCGTTTATTAACGAATCATTTGTGAAAGTGAGTTAATGACGCATTTATAAATACCGAGAGAGAAAGCATGACTTCACCTTACTGTCAAAATCAAATGCCTATCGAAAAAGTGTCACAGAGAAAAGCTAGCAGCTCTAGAACAAAGTTTGGAAAACATGCAAGAGAGTTTGAAGCAACTACACTAAAAAGTTTAAAAGGATACTGTTCATTGGAGCTTAATGCAGTGAATGTTTTGGACAGAcaattaaatgttgtttattcattcattattcattataataaagtGAAGAGTTTAACTtcagaagctctgtgtgtgtatatctggtgtttttctaattttatagttaagtaatagccataaagttgtttttaagacttctggagagaagaacatattacttttactttaagtcttactataaatttaaattaaaccaaACCAATTatgtaaaaagaagaaaaatgttatGAAATGGTAAAGCGGCAGGAAATGACCTATTATCAGAAGTGCTACGGTTGTATTTAAGTGCAGCCTGTTTTCAAACCTTAAGTACTATATAAATCACACAATCAAAAGTGTACACAATTCAACCTAAGTTACAATTCATCATTGCAAAAAACCAAAgtgaaaagttaaataaataaatcatcaatgaatccataaagaaataaatacataaatacaatcATAAATAACAGGTCTTGTTTGCTGTTTTCTACATTgtcattgtctttatttttcattcaagcCAAGGGGATCCCAGGTGTTTAATACTCTCATCCACCTCCTTTCTGCCCTCCGCCTCTGCTGCGTTGTCCATCCCATTTCCCCCTCCACCCCCCTGAATCTGCAGCTTCTCAAGGCCGTGTGTTCGGAAATGGTTATAtaatgtattgtcttttttaacttttctacTCTGGTAGGCATGCTGCCTGAATCTGtcaattagtttattttttgtttcccCTACATATAATTTTTGGCATTCTCTACATCTTATAACATATACTAAATTTGAACTATTTAGATATAAGGTCTGCTCTATCAGTACACCTAGTCCAGAAtgcatgtttttaatatatttagttTGTAATATGTGATGggtttagggttaaggttagcgTTCGCTTTGggtttagggttggggttatGGCTAAGTTTTTGGAAGTATACACTGACGGACCCCCCCCCATCCCCCATCCCCCCATCACAGGGTTTAGCCTGCGTGGCCGTACAGTAGCCAAGGGAAAGGCACTGGCCGGCACGTTATTGCACTGCTATCActgtcagaactttgttttatttaagttcCCACTGGGCATTTGAGTAAAAAGAGTAAACATATTAACATGTTTAAGGTTTTTTAGACCAggtgtgtttgcttttttattcatttaattattaattaattaatttattttattttaagaatacATTTTAGAATTATATGCGTATTTAAGGTGTTTAAGTTCAATAAATGGTCTTTTGATGAATTTCAGGACACATCATCAGTAGTGCACCTCAGATTCATCGAATGTTTCGGCCTTTAGTCAATATACACCCTCCTCTGAGGCGGCCAGCCGCAGGTCGATCAAGCCTCGGcttgtgtcccatgtccaagttttttatttctaaaactaAGTATCTACTCTGTATTGATTGGTTTGTTGAACTATTTACAGCATTAATTCCATATTCACGTTCTTTGCCCGACCAGGAACAGTGGAATCTGGAGATACTTAATGAATACATTGGGTCTCATGAGAATCCATTGTTTGAGGTGAGCCCACTACTTTTCAAAACAGAAAGGGACGACATACACTGGACAGCCAACACAGCACAATTAATATTTGATTACTGGATAGACCAACTAGACTCTTAACAATACACTCACAATCCTAAATAAGCTTGATCATTAAGGTGGTGGTGGCCAAAAATGAGGCCCAGTGGCAGGCCCATGCACAATGTGGTTTCTGGGTCATTCCTGGAGCTGCAGACTTTCCCCTAACCCTAAATGTCCTCACACCTTGGACAACAGGCCCAAAAGGGAGGGCTAAAGTAATAGAGTACAGTTCTGTCAGAGCTACAGCAGTGCAATAACAAGTGCTGGCCCATGCCTTTTCCTTGGCTCCCTGTACAACTATGCAGGTCTTTCAATTGCGATGGAGTCATTGTACATTCacaaaacttaaccctaattacGGGAACACTATAAGGACATCAAAGAATACTTTTGacactaaaaacacacaaacatacctgGGGACatcataaagagaaaaaaaagagacatgGAATTTCCAGGTATGAAAGGAGTGAAATTTACAAAGCACAGTTAAATAAATAGTTCATGGGCTTTTTCAATGGTCAGATGATGTTTTTGAGTAAGTTGTAATGAATAATACAACATAACAAAtatacacgtttttttttttttgtttaatcttaAGGCTCAGACAATAACACAGCAATTAGTTTAGAACAATGATAGGtgataaatacacacatgatCACACTAAGCATCTACTCTACACTTCTGTTTCATTACAATCTAAAAAATCTTGTTGTGTTGTCCTTGTCCTCACGCCATGCCCTCCTGTTCATCCCACATCTCCACCTCCCTCTTTCACACTTGTCCACCAACTGGCTCCACCTCTTCTTTCGTTTCATTTTTCAGAGATAAAGATTTTTTGGGTGAGAAGACGAGCTCTTTAATGTCATTAGTGAGATTCTTTAGCTCTTCTAATTTTTCAGCTGATCCTTCGCTTTCGCTCTCCATCTGCTCAGCTTTTTTACCAACCAACTGCTTCACCACCAGAGTATGATATTGAACCAACAGGTCATACTGatcctaaaaacacacacagacacacacagtgtgtacacTTTACAGTCACAAACATCAGATTAGTCAGTATGACAGTGTGCACACGTACCTGTGTGAGTTTACTCTgcagtgtgtatatgatgtttGACACACAACGTCCAGGAGCAAGCagcatgcagtgtgtatgttgctgaaataaaagtaaaacagcCAGATGCAGAACAAGTGCCTCATCTACTGCCACCTGCAACTGCTCCATTAGGGTTTGTCTGTGTATGGAGAGAACCtgtctgtaaaacacacacacacacacacacacagagagagagagtagagagtgtttatttataacaatgaCACACAAGAGTTTACTTAGTGTGAAATTGttgtattgtgcatttgttgagtGCAGGTAtagtgtataactgtgtgtttgtgcataaatttgtgttagtttgtgtttacttctcttttttcttgtctCCTTTCTTAAGCATAATGCCACACTGCTCTGCAGCAGCTTCCACATTACAGAGGAATTCCTCAATACTCTGAAATACAGACATAGTCACAGACAGCCTCATGAAGACGAAATGAGTGttacaacacaacaaaatgtcAGTGCTTTGCCTAAGGCAGTTGTCTGAGACAATACACTCACTTTTCCATACAGGCTGCTGTTCAGTTTCATCAGAGGAGTTTTAATCTCATCAGGGAGCTTTGCCAAAATCTTCATCCTCATCTAGAAATGGGTGAAATACAGAGGGAAGATACAGCAGTACAGGTCATGCAGTAATAAAAACATGTGAAATGTGAGTTTTAAAtgatatgtgaaaatatattttgggTACTTTGGCCACTATAATCTATAATTAaaccttttttccctctgaaacTTACACattccacagacagacagctaacAGGCAGAGTTTGAAAGACAATCACAATAATGTTCACCCTAACAATACTCTTCTCACAGCCATCACAGCTCCAGGTCTTAAATTCCAACCTTACACTTATTCACCCTGAAACCATAAAAATGTCATTGCTGACCTCAGCAGTAATGTGGTTGAGATTGTCCATGATGGTCTTTTGATCATCTGACAAGAAGTTGATCATCACATTGGTTAGATCTGAACACACTGATTTCAGGATGTGTTTCACCATGTGGAGTTGAacatcatctacacacacacacacaaaatgtacattgttactgaggtgtctgtgtgtgtgtgtgtatatatatatatatatatatatctaattcacacctgagaagTGTTTGGTTCCCCGCTCTAGTGCCCGGACATTAGCGTACAAAGTGTTAATTTCCTCCTGCAGCTCCTTGGCTGTGTGTCTGCGTTTCGCAGCAGAGGGGGAGGCAGAAGTGGAGGACAGGAAAACTGAGTGCACCACTTCCTTGTATGCCCGTGATAATGgcctaaagacacacacatatacgcacacagaAGACTCGGCAATTACTCCAGTGATCCATCTGTGCTCCTTTCATATGTCACAACATGAACTAACGGGTGCCATCAGAAAGTTTGTAGTACAAGATTTCATTCACATTCCCATTTACACTGTTAAAGACTGGTTAGAAAAATACATGATTCACACATGAAAGCTTGGAGCTTCTAACCCTAAGTTAAGTTTTCAATTAGAGTGATAACTGCCACGGTGGGTTAGGGTTATTGTCTCATCTAGAATTGTTGCTGATGCAGGGGGAAGTAAAGGGAAACCCTGAAGGACTTTTACCCAGAAAGATGATTTTGAAAGGAAGCAGTGAGCCAATGAGGAATTATTGGCTGCAAATCTGCTTCTAAAGGAACAGCAGACTCAAATACTATGAAGGCAGGAGAAGCCTCTGGACCTTCTTATCTCATAGTGAGATGTTATCTATCTGGCACATATTCTAGAAGTTTATTGTCTTGTGTTCAGTGAAAAAACAATGGTTTAGACATCCAAATACACCCATTAATTCTGTATCGGGATGAAATACACTGCTGTGTACCTGCAAaaccacaccccctcacaccAAGGGACTCATACATACAGCTGCTGCCTTTCAAACAGGACATTAAAGTGTCCTGGTCAATATCCTTAAATACAGACTCCTTAGAAGTTTTAATAATGGTACCTGACAAGCTCATGTGCAATGAGCTCCAGCGTTTCCTCAGGACAGTCACACACTCGCTTCTCCAACACCTCCATAATTTCCTGCACTGACAGGAACACTGGCTCTGCAGgcttacctacacacacacacacacacacagagttataaaacacacaaacagcatgaGTGCAGTATACACGATGGAGAGTCTATGTATGCGTGTACTCTGAATAGTAGCATTCTCATCATcgctctcttcttctctcctgttcttcttcttggtTTTTCGAGTTCTAATTTCTCTGGCGTTTCCTCCTGCACCTGCCCTCACACTGCCACTGCCCTCTAtgtacgcgcacacacacacatacacacacacacacacacagggttgagTCAGGTTTTTCTAAGTGTGAGTCCCTGACTGAAGtttaaacaatataatacaatGATTAGCATGTAGCATTACTGATAAAACAAATGACAGATTATTAGCATGTAGCACTAGAGACCCAGGATTTATTTTCCACCTGATGCTTTCTTCCTGCGTTCCTCTCGTTTGTCTCGTTTAGTGTTTGAGCTGTCAGCTATCACTGGACCCAGCTTAACATCATCCTCTGTTAATAACAGTACAGGATCACTCTTTacttcctgcacacacacacacacacacacacacagttcattaTTCCTCCAACAGAGATCTGCTAATAAATAAGTACATATATGTCCAGAGGGTATTCTTACTGCCTGAGCTTTCTGCTGCATGATGTCATCAAAAAGCACCAGACAGCTGCTAATGAACCTCTCGCTGATTACAGCAGAGCCAAGAACCCGAACACTGGACTGAACGTGCACTGAGTGGATCACATGATTGATCAACGTCGCTGAATCATCCGATGAGAGGCAACTTGGCAGCAGCATCTGGGGGGATGGGGAGGAGATTTGAGGGAACATGCaatatat includes these proteins:
- the ufl1 gene encoding E3 UFM1-protein ligase 1, translated to MADWEEIRRLAADFQRVQFTESVQRLSERNCIEIITKLLEEKKLDVVHTLDGKEFITPSQISREIRDELYAHGGRINVVDLQKIINVDLVHVESRVNEVAKSERGTRIVLGQLITEHYLEQVCEEVNDKLQEAGQVNITELSKTQQLPADFLTQELSARLGRLIDGHMDQFTGLIFTQNFINRQKAKLRGLFSSITRPTPVNNLIGQYGLQDNLLYSLLEELVNSGRVRGSIVGGRQDKAVFVPDVYCRAQNAWIESFLTHNSYLEFESLSRLGIPDPLNYVKKRFKDRKLLFLQSVCVDAAILDQLEASVEEAVSSETWIDLQMLLPSCLSSDDSATLINHVIHSVHVQSSVRVLGSAVISERFISSCLVLFDDIMQQKAQAEVKSDPVLLLTEDDVKLGPVIADSSNTKRDKREERRKKASEGSGSVRAGAGGNAREIRTRKTKKKNRREEESDDENATIQSKPAEPVFLSVQEIMEVLEKRVCDCPEETLELIAHELVRPLSRAYKEVVHSVFLSSTSASPSAAKRRHTAKELQEEINTLYANVRALERGTKHFSDDVQLHMVKHILKSVCSDLTNVMINFLSDDQKTIMDNLNHITAEMRMKILAKLPDEIKTPLMKLNSSLYGKSIEEFLCNVEAAAEQCGIMLKKGDKKKEKQVLSIHRQTLMEQLQVAVDEALVLHLAVLLLFQQHTHCMLLAPGRCVSNIIYTLQSKLTQDQYDLLVQYHTLVVKQLVGKKAEQMESESEGSAEKLEELKNLTNDIKELVFSPKKSLSLKNETKEEVEPVGGQV